In Aliamphritea ceti, a single window of DNA contains:
- a CDS encoding restriction endonuclease — translation MAFKMAKGSLFAVLLRSSWWYSVSIGLFILVVSLALTDAKYAVLSVTASLPFLIIGAIACYKQLQQPSQKQVLDVVQQAKKMSAGIISEKIAANYIKRGYESSAFKGNGADLELTYGSRKLLLCSKRFKAANTGIEPLKLLVAAGQNIEATGFLYVTLGEISDAARNYAQEHNIELVESSRLATLFDGKAKIS, via the coding sequence ATGGCGTTTAAAATGGCTAAAGGATCGTTGTTTGCAGTGTTGTTGCGATCCAGCTGGTGGTATAGCGTATCAATTGGTCTGTTTATTCTGGTGGTCAGCCTGGCTCTTACAGATGCAAAATATGCGGTTTTGAGTGTCACAGCTTCATTGCCATTTCTGATAATAGGCGCAATTGCTTGCTACAAGCAGCTTCAACAACCTTCACAAAAGCAGGTATTGGACGTTGTTCAGCAAGCTAAAAAAATGTCGGCTGGAATCATCTCTGAGAAAATAGCCGCGAATTATATAAAAAGAGGCTACGAGTCTAGCGCGTTTAAGGGTAATGGCGCTGATTTGGAACTAACCTACGGAAGCAGAAAACTATTGCTGTGCAGTAAGCGATTCAAAGCAGCGAATACTGGAATAGAGCCTTTGAAACTATTAGTTGCCGCAGGACAAAATATCGAAGCAACTGGATTCCTCTACGTGACCTTAGGTGAAATTTCCGACGCCGCCCGTAATTATGCGCAAGAGCATAATATTGAGTTAGTTGAATCGAGTAGATTAGCAACGCTGTTTGATGGCAAGGCAAAGATTAGCTGA
- a CDS encoding TauD/TfdA family dioxygenase, with the protein MLTNSAELHIHMPASAAVELQQNGLFVNINGQQAYFNYFWLRDNCSSSWDSETQERTFDILAEPDNLQPATAMVEADALQILWPCGHQSRYKLNWLENWHQGQGHGDIAIRARRSWYAEHYPQMARFSQPELMNNPAKVADWLEAMLDEGVALITDMPNSNEGLQETCELIGTVRPSFSGYHFDVKSKKNPENLAYTSKALELHTDLPPEELAPGIQFLHCRVNDADGGDSLFVDATSVANALRDQHPEYFELLSTVSVPFRYTTDHQDVRARQTIIEIDPNNGEVSGINYSQHLSDVFDLPQATLDKFYPAFRTFGHMLQDNRFLMRFRLNAGECIVFDNHRIAHGRAEFAAGSGERHLRGCYVDRGELRSAYRVLRKQHPVAEFTITTD; encoded by the coding sequence ATGCTTACAAACTCTGCTGAATTGCATATCCACATGCCTGCCAGCGCTGCTGTTGAACTGCAGCAAAACGGTTTATTTGTAAACATTAACGGCCAGCAAGCCTACTTTAACTATTTTTGGCTGCGGGATAACTGCAGCAGTTCATGGGACAGTGAAACCCAGGAGCGTACTTTCGACATTCTTGCTGAGCCAGACAATCTTCAGCCAGCAACAGCAATGGTTGAAGCTGACGCTCTGCAAATACTATGGCCTTGCGGACATCAAAGCCGCTATAAACTGAACTGGCTGGAAAACTGGCATCAGGGACAAGGCCATGGTGATATCGCAATACGTGCCCGCCGTTCATGGTATGCGGAACATTACCCACAAATGGCCCGTTTCAGCCAGCCTGAACTGATGAATAATCCGGCAAAAGTAGCCGACTGGCTGGAAGCAATGCTGGATGAAGGTGTAGCCCTGATTACAGACATGCCTAACAGCAATGAAGGCCTGCAGGAAACCTGCGAACTAATTGGCACAGTGCGCCCTTCTTTCTCCGGCTATCATTTTGATGTGAAATCTAAAAAGAATCCGGAAAATCTCGCTTACACCAGCAAAGCACTGGAGCTACACACTGACCTGCCTCCGGAAGAACTCGCCCCGGGCATTCAATTCCTGCATTGCCGGGTAAATGATGCGGACGGTGGCGACAGCCTGTTTGTTGATGCTACCAGTGTGGCCAACGCCCTGCGCGATCAGCATCCAGAATACTTCGAACTGTTATCTACCGTCAGTGTGCCATTCCGTTACACCACTGATCATCAGGATGTACGTGCCCGTCAGACGATCATCGAAATCGACCCAAACAACGGTGAAGTCAGCGGCATTAACTACAGCCAGCACCTGAGTGATGTATTTGACCTGCCACAGGCAACTCTGGATAAGTTCTACCCGGCTTTCCGTACCTTCGGACACATGCTGCAGGATAACCGCTTCCTGATGCGCTTCCGTCTGAATGCCGGCGAATGTATTGTCTTCGATAACCACCGTATCGCCCATGGCCGTGCCGAGTTTGCAGCTGGCAGCGGTGAACGTCATCTGCGCGGCTGCTATGTAGACCGCGGCGAATTGCGCAGTGCCTATAGAGTGCTACGCAAACAGCATCCGGTGGCAGAGTTTACAATTACAACTGATTAA
- a CDS encoding TetR/AcrR family transcriptional regulator has translation MYSLSMPKIVDHEQRREAIAKAASKVIAHRGLEATKLTDIGREAGVTTGAIRHYFEDKEAVLIAALEYAFTGSVNRMLVQAEHQPYQFDRVLMQVLPTDEEGRGMVSAWLIFWGRSLTEPRLAEHQIGVHNRWIELVQQQLAIHCEQQGLELKEPPLDVAEALTAQINGLMIRTLIAPDDWSALRLHKLLSDYLRQSGLMP, from the coding sequence ATGTATAGTCTGTCAATGCCTAAAATAGTCGATCATGAACAACGCCGTGAAGCCATTGCTAAAGCGGCCAGTAAAGTAATTGCCCACCGCGGACTTGAAGCCACTAAGCTGACTGATATCGGCCGCGAAGCCGGGGTCACAACAGGGGCTATCCGTCATTACTTTGAAGATAAGGAAGCGGTGTTAATAGCAGCGCTTGAATATGCCTTTACCGGCAGTGTTAACCGTATGCTGGTGCAGGCTGAGCACCAGCCTTATCAGTTTGACCGGGTTCTGATGCAAGTGCTGCCTACCGATGAGGAAGGGCGGGGCATGGTTTCTGCCTGGCTGATCTTCTGGGGACGCTCTCTGACTGAGCCGCGTTTGGCAGAGCATCAGATTGGCGTGCATAACCGCTGGATTGAACTGGTGCAGCAACAGCTGGCTATTCACTGCGAACAACAGGGGCTGGAACTAAAAGAACCGCCACTGGATGTCGCTGAGGCCTTGACGGCGCAGATTAATGGTCTGATGATTCGTACTCTGATCGCCCCGGATGACTGGTCTGCACTGCGGCTGCATAAATTGCTAAGTGATTATTTGCGCCAGTCGGGGTTAATGCCCTAG
- a CDS encoding DUF2252 domain-containing protein produces the protein MTLAENRSAWLETELTRVDGQSPRETETAPLGKHLKMAGNPFVFLRGAAQLFYADINAGYLNLPEALYTLPKTHIMGDCHTSNFGFFTEEGSHGDRVVFAPNDFDDACVGHAVWDLARYAVSLVLCADYCRGLSEGTYQPKEAGEKDYTGKASVKAGSAEQAVRQFLKGYQQRCEMLIASPDYHQQVLTDFPDDHILSKPFHKAKARAAGGADFLFKSSLAKAVDVDAEALRFRDRADKFKRLNADEYAALEQAFAPYMDDQVLDIVARLDAGTGSVNMSRYYLLVGPADYQGQQDLNLCHIVEVKQQRKAAPLFYFTDLSPVNRLNPAHLTLECQRRMQRFPDLILDEAEYGGGHWLVRSRHHAKVGLDPENVALGKKARKGGFEEYAATCGHALALAHGRGDRRSVRYEQAVVKLLPEQTDAFVTACLEYAQQAKDDWRLLNQMLGQEV, from the coding sequence ATGACGTTAGCTGAAAACCGCTCTGCATGGCTTGAAACTGAATTAACCCGGGTTGACGGTCAATCTCCCCGGGAGACGGAAACCGCGCCTTTAGGTAAGCATCTGAAGATGGCGGGAAATCCTTTTGTGTTTTTACGCGGCGCTGCGCAGCTTTTTTATGCGGATATTAATGCTGGCTATCTGAATTTACCTGAAGCTCTGTATACGTTGCCTAAAACCCACATCATGGGTGATTGCCATACTTCCAACTTTGGTTTTTTTACTGAAGAAGGCTCCCACGGCGACAGAGTTGTATTCGCCCCAAATGATTTTGATGATGCCTGTGTCGGACATGCTGTCTGGGATTTAGCCCGTTATGCGGTAAGTCTGGTGTTATGTGCGGATTATTGCCGGGGCTTATCGGAGGGTACGTACCAGCCTAAAGAGGCCGGGGAGAAAGACTATACCGGCAAAGCCAGTGTCAAAGCCGGTTCGGCTGAGCAGGCGGTTCGTCAGTTTCTGAAAGGCTATCAGCAGCGCTGTGAAATGCTGATTGCCAGCCCGGATTATCATCAACAGGTTCTGACAGATTTCCCGGACGATCATATTCTCAGCAAGCCGTTTCATAAAGCGAAAGCGCGGGCAGCAGGCGGTGCTGATTTTCTGTTCAAAAGCTCACTGGCCAAAGCTGTAGATGTGGATGCCGAAGCGCTGCGTTTTCGTGACCGTGCCGATAAGTTTAAGCGTTTAAATGCTGATGAATATGCAGCACTTGAGCAGGCATTCGCACCTTATATGGATGATCAGGTGCTGGATATTGTTGCCCGTCTGGATGCCGGTACAGGCTCAGTCAATATGTCCCGTTATTACTTGTTAGTTGGTCCTGCGGATTATCAAGGGCAGCAGGATCTGAACCTTTGCCATATTGTTGAAGTGAAACAGCAACGCAAAGCTGCCCCCTTATTTTACTTTACTGACCTGAGTCCGGTTAACCGTTTGAACCCTGCACATCTGACGCTCGAATGTCAGCGTCGGATGCAGCGTTTTCCTGACTTGATACTGGATGAAGCTGAGTATGGCGGTGGGCATTGGCTGGTCCGTTCCCGTCATCATGCCAAAGTTGGCCTCGATCCGGAAAATGTCGCCCTGGGAAAAAAGGCCCGCAAAGGCGGATTTGAAGAATATGCAGCTACCTGCGGTCATGCATTGGCGCTGGCTCATGGCAGGGGAGACCGGCGCTCTGTCCGCTATGAGCAAGCTGTTGTTAAATTACTGCCAGAGCAAACGGATGCATTTGTGACCGCATGTCTGGAGTATGCGCAGCAAGCTAAGGATGACTGGCGTTTACTGAATCAGATGTTAGGGCAGGAGGTTTAA
- a CDS encoding LysR family transcriptional regulator, with product MGIDWKAVDFDWNRARAFLATAELGSLSAAAKALNCSQPTLSRQVNALERELKVVLFERVGKGLELTPSGVELLECVRNMGNAASHFSIVASGKSESLEGSVCISASEIMAVYDLPPIISKLRKIEPKITIEVIASNTSSDLKRREADIALRAYRPTQPDLIAKKIRDDDFFLYAATSYLETNGNPTVIDDLNSADFIGIPETQKVISILNQRGLDLTSDNFPVITGNHTVYWELVKQGAGIGFIQEKLGKTESRVEKVLPALGAFSSELWLVTHRELRTNRRIRRVFDFLDDELAQNK from the coding sequence ATGGGAATAGATTGGAAGGCTGTAGATTTTGATTGGAACCGAGCCAGAGCTTTTCTTGCCACAGCGGAACTAGGCTCTCTCTCAGCAGCAGCCAAGGCTTTAAATTGTTCTCAGCCCACCTTGAGTAGGCAGGTAAATGCGCTAGAAAGAGAGTTAAAAGTAGTCTTATTCGAACGTGTCGGTAAAGGTTTAGAGCTAACACCCAGCGGAGTTGAGTTACTGGAGTGTGTAAGAAACATGGGTAATGCTGCCTCTCATTTCTCAATCGTGGCCTCAGGGAAATCAGAATCATTAGAAGGATCTGTGTGTATTAGCGCATCAGAAATCATGGCTGTTTATGATTTACCTCCAATAATTTCAAAGCTAAGAAAGATTGAACCCAAAATCACTATTGAAGTAATTGCATCTAATACGAGCAGTGATTTAAAGAGAAGAGAAGCAGATATTGCTTTGAGAGCCTATCGTCCTACTCAGCCTGACTTGATTGCCAAAAAAATCAGAGACGATGATTTTTTTCTTTATGCCGCGACAAGTTATCTGGAGACTAATGGAAACCCTACAGTGATAGATGACTTAAATAGTGCGGACTTTATAGGAATACCTGAAACTCAGAAGGTTATCTCGATATTAAATCAACGAGGCCTTGATCTTACATCAGATAACTTTCCTGTTATTACGGGAAACCATACCGTTTATTGGGAGCTAGTTAAGCAAGGAGCGGGTATCGGTTTTATTCAAGAGAAATTAGGTAAAACAGAAAGCAGGGTTGAGAAAGTGTTACCTGCATTAGGAGCATTCTCTAGTGAGCTTTGGCTTGTTACTCACCGTGAACTCAGGACTAACAGGAGAATTCGGCGAGTATTTGACTTCCTTGATGATGAATTAGCGCAGAATAAATAG
- a CDS encoding aminotransferase class IV, protein MSIAYLNGEYQPLAEARISPLDRGFLFGDGIYEVIPYYNGKSVGLMPHLNRMADGLAAIEIKNSNTIDGWKALLDDLVARNSDMGENLGVYVHISRGTDVKRYHPYPEGVEPTIFCFCFAIKTPEPVDRTKVTQYSLVSTEDLRWQRCHIKSTALLGNVMHFQEGYSTGSDEALLYNADNLVTEGSSCNAFIVKDGVIITPIQDNQILPGITRRIIIDSIKADGSLKIEERNITMDEVRNADELWITSSSKEIAPVTKLDGQPVGNGEVGEIWEKAFAIYTASKYDY, encoded by the coding sequence ATGAGCATTGCTTACTTAAACGGTGAATACCAGCCATTGGCAGAAGCCCGTATTTCACCACTGGACCGTGGTTTCCTGTTTGGTGACGGTATCTATGAAGTTATCCCGTACTATAACGGCAAATCTGTAGGTCTGATGCCTCATCTTAACCGTATGGCTGATGGCCTGGCGGCTATCGAGATCAAGAACAGCAATACAATTGATGGCTGGAAAGCACTGCTTGACGACCTGGTTGCCCGTAACAGCGACATGGGTGAGAACCTGGGCGTTTACGTTCACATTTCCCGCGGTACTGACGTTAAGCGTTACCACCCTTACCCGGAAGGCGTTGAACCAACAATCTTCTGCTTCTGCTTCGCGATTAAAACGCCTGAGCCAGTTGACCGTACTAAAGTTACTCAGTACAGCCTGGTAAGCACAGAAGATCTGCGCTGGCAGCGTTGCCACATTAAGTCTACTGCACTGCTGGGTAACGTAATGCACTTCCAGGAAGGTTACTCTACTGGTAGCGACGAAGCTCTGCTGTACAACGCAGACAACCTGGTAACTGAAGGTAGCTCTTGTAACGCTTTCATCGTTAAAGATGGCGTGATCATCACTCCAATCCAGGACAACCAGATTCTGCCGGGTATCACCCGTCGCATTATCATCGACAGCATTAAAGCTGACGGTTCTCTGAAGATTGAAGAACGCAACATCACTATGGACGAAGTCCGTAATGCTGACGAACTGTGGATCACCAGCTCTTCTAAAGAAATCGCACCTGTTACTAAGCTGGACGGCCAGCCTGTAGGTAACGGTGAAGTTGGCGAGATCTGGGAAAAAGCTTTCGCTATCTATACTGCGTCTAAGTACGACTACTAA
- a CDS encoding class I SAM-dependent methyltransferase: protein MNKAKEFWDKASKNYDKSEERFEYIHDKTRESTKNYLKINDIVLDYGCGTGTASCELSNLVKEVHALDISSEMIEIAKNKAAENNVENVDFEQSTIFDNRYKKESFDVILAFNMLHTVNSPQNVISRIHDLLKNDGVFITATPCLKDRKSLLVSMQMLLVSILSRVGIIPISIRRYRRSDVDKLLENGGFQKLKTEEVYEGASSYFVVAKKILQAQ, encoded by the coding sequence ATGAATAAAGCGAAAGAATTCTGGGATAAGGCTTCAAAGAACTACGATAAGTCAGAAGAGCGCTTTGAATACATTCATGATAAAACCAGAGAAAGCACTAAAAACTACCTTAAAATCAACGATATCGTATTAGATTATGGGTGTGGGACAGGTACAGCATCCTGTGAACTTTCTAATCTGGTAAAAGAGGTTCATGCACTCGATATATCATCTGAGATGATTGAGATAGCAAAAAATAAAGCGGCTGAAAATAATGTTGAGAATGTAGATTTCGAGCAATCGACCATATTTGATAACAGGTATAAGAAAGAATCATTTGATGTGATACTAGCCTTCAATATGCTTCATACCGTAAACAGTCCTCAGAATGTCATTTCAAGAATTCATGATTTATTGAAAAATGATGGGGTATTCATTACTGCAACTCCTTGCTTGAAAGATAGAAAGTCTCTTCTAGTAAGCATGCAGATGTTATTAGTAAGCATATTATCTAGAGTCGGAATTATCCCCATTTCTATAAGAAGATACAGAAGATCTGATGTAGATAAATTACTGGAGAATGGGGGGTTTCAAAAGCTCAAGACCGAAGAAGTATATGAGGGTGCGTCTAGTTATTTTGTTGTGGCTAAGAAGATACTTCAGGCACAATAA
- a CDS encoding RecQ family ATP-dependent DNA helicase, whose amino-acid sequence MDTQGALQQYFGFNQFRPGQQQTVDQLLQGHSSLAIFPTGSGKSLCYQLSALQLPHLTLVVSPLLALMKDQLAFLDAKGIPAARIDSGMSFEENRQVMADARSGKLKILMVSVERFKNERFRQFIAAIPLSMLVVDEAHCISEWGHNFRPDYLKLPVYREALNIPLVLLLTATATEQVKADMAAKFSIQPEHIVQTGFYRANLDLSVWPVSDQQRNGRLLDALGQASGPAVVYVTLQQTAEKVADFLRQKGLNAAAYHAGFKDDQRQQVQDDFMAGRLQIVVATIAFGMGVDKSDIRCVVHYDLPKSIENYSQEIGRAGRDGQPSRCIALGNLDGINTVENFVYGDTPEPEGIAYVLEDIASNINAEGNWEVQLLSLANSSNIRQLTLKTLLVQLELNQVIQAKSVYFAEFKYKFLQDQQQILERFNGERRAFLQALFSHTPFKRIWGELDMQSLLQSYGGDRDRAVKALEYLSEQQLIELQSRGVTEVFGVNQSALLQPELGTNLQAYFADKEQKEIARIAALVGFFEETRCLSHQLAEYFADYQAPQICGHCSVCRHEPAKLSYSWDVSCPEAEQLECWLQTLATKLETANSPGDIRLSLPLACRFLAGISVPVWTKIKARQLPGYGSCESMRYADISQWVAGIVARINAQ is encoded by the coding sequence ATGGATACGCAGGGAGCGTTGCAGCAATATTTCGGTTTTAATCAGTTTCGTCCCGGGCAGCAGCAGACAGTCGATCAGTTGTTGCAGGGGCACTCCAGTCTGGCAATCTTTCCAACAGGCTCAGGTAAATCACTCTGTTATCAGCTCAGTGCGTTACAGCTGCCGCATCTGACTTTAGTCGTTTCCCCACTGTTAGCGTTAATGAAAGATCAGCTGGCCTTTCTTGACGCTAAAGGCATTCCCGCTGCGCGAATTGATTCTGGCATGAGCTTTGAAGAAAATCGCCAGGTAATGGCAGACGCCCGCAGTGGCAAGTTAAAGATTCTTATGGTGTCGGTTGAGCGTTTTAAGAATGAACGCTTTCGTCAGTTTATTGCTGCAATTCCGTTATCGATGCTGGTGGTTGATGAAGCCCACTGTATCTCTGAATGGGGTCATAACTTCCGGCCGGATTATCTTAAATTGCCGGTGTATCGCGAAGCTTTGAATATTCCGCTGGTATTACTGTTAACGGCCACAGCGACAGAGCAGGTTAAGGCCGATATGGCGGCTAAATTTTCGATACAACCAGAACATATCGTGCAGACGGGGTTTTACCGTGCAAATTTGGATCTGAGTGTCTGGCCTGTGAGTGACCAGCAACGTAACGGACGCTTGCTGGACGCACTGGGGCAGGCATCAGGCCCGGCTGTTGTTTATGTAACACTGCAACAGACTGCTGAAAAGGTGGCTGATTTTCTGCGTCAGAAGGGTTTAAATGCTGCGGCTTATCATGCGGGTTTTAAGGATGATCAGCGCCAACAGGTACAAGATGATTTTATGGCCGGGCGCTTACAGATAGTCGTAGCGACTATTGCGTTTGGCATGGGTGTAGATAAATCTGATATTCGCTGCGTCGTGCATTATGACCTGCCTAAATCTATCGAAAACTACAGTCAGGAAATTGGCCGTGCCGGCCGGGACGGTCAACCAAGCCGCTGCATAGCACTGGGCAATCTGGATGGCATAAATACGGTCGAGAACTTTGTCTATGGCGATACTCCTGAACCGGAAGGTATTGCGTATGTGCTTGAAGATATAGCCAGTAATATTAATGCCGAAGGTAACTGGGAAGTACAATTATTATCACTGGCAAACAGCAGTAATATTCGTCAGCTGACGCTGAAAACCTTGTTAGTGCAGTTAGAACTTAATCAGGTTATTCAGGCGAAGTCTGTGTATTTCGCTGAATTTAAATACAAGTTTCTGCAAGATCAACAGCAGATACTCGAACGCTTTAATGGTGAACGCCGGGCATTTTTACAGGCTTTGTTCAGCCACACTCCGTTTAAGCGGATATGGGGTGAACTGGATATGCAGAGTTTATTGCAAAGTTATGGCGGTGATCGTGACCGTGCGGTTAAAGCACTGGAATATCTCAGTGAACAGCAATTAATTGAATTACAGAGCCGTGGTGTAACAGAAGTGTTTGGCGTTAATCAGTCTGCATTGTTACAGCCAGAGCTTGGGACAAACTTACAAGCTTATTTTGCTGATAAGGAACAAAAAGAGATTGCCCGGATTGCTGCGCTGGTGGGCTTTTTCGAAGAAACTCGCTGTCTTAGCCATCAACTTGCGGAATATTTTGCAGATTATCAGGCACCGCAGATCTGCGGACACTGTTCAGTATGTCGACATGAACCGGCGAAACTGTCGTACTCATGGGATGTAAGTTGTCCGGAAGCAGAGCAGTTGGAGTGTTGGCTCCAGACATTGGCAACCAAATTGGAAACGGCTAACTCTCCGGGTGATATTCGATTGTCGTTACCTTTAGCATGCCGTTTTCTGGCGGGTATCAGTGTGCCGGTGTGGACGAAAATTAAAGCCAGGCAACTGCCAGGCTACGGCAGTTGTGAAAGCATGCGTTATGCGGATATTTCGCAATGGGTTGCGGGAATTGTTGCCAGGATTAACGCCCAATAA
- a CDS encoding LysR family transcriptional regulator, with protein sequence MRIRNLNTFVKVARLGSFHAAAQHLHATQPAISARIIALENELGAQLFIRDKSGTRLSPRGVQLLPYAEKLIAISQEMKQQIREDAPERGNLRIGIADTLAHLWLSPLLQHWQAQYPLMSFELISDVSPTLVKQLKNYQLDLALMVADQNNIPELVSEPLCSYPQCWVAAPGLIGDANIRSVADLVNYPVLSFPRETRPWDYLQQLFQSFHDDAPVFHTCSSVASLLTMVSQGIGVALMPEPIVRQLLDEKQLVELHIDQAAPALSFNCSWRLDDDRILPQLLANSSREIMSDSVLST encoded by the coding sequence ATGCGCATACGTAACCTGAATACTTTCGTTAAAGTCGCACGGCTCGGCAGCTTTCATGCTGCGGCCCAGCACCTGCATGCCACTCAACCGGCGATTTCTGCGCGCATTATTGCATTAGAAAATGAGCTCGGCGCTCAGCTGTTCATCCGCGATAAAAGCGGTACCCGGTTAAGCCCCAGAGGGGTTCAGTTACTGCCTTATGCAGAAAAGCTGATTGCCATCAGTCAGGAGATGAAACAGCAGATTCGTGAAGATGCGCCTGAACGGGGTAATCTGCGAATTGGCATTGCTGACACGCTCGCCCATCTCTGGTTATCGCCTTTATTACAGCACTGGCAGGCACAGTATCCATTAATGTCTTTTGAGCTGATCAGTGATGTTTCGCCAACACTGGTCAAACAGCTCAAGAATTATCAGTTGGACCTGGCCCTGATGGTAGCCGATCAGAACAATATACCTGAGCTGGTCAGTGAGCCTTTATGTAGCTATCCGCAATGCTGGGTAGCCGCACCGGGATTGATCGGCGACGCCAACATCCGCTCAGTTGCTGATCTGGTGAATTATCCTGTACTCAGTTTCCCCCGGGAAACCCGGCCATGGGATTATCTGCAGCAACTGTTCCAGAGTTTTCATGATGACGCACCGGTATTTCATACCTGCAGTTCAGTTGCCAGTTTATTAACTATGGTGTCACAGGGTATCGGCGTTGCCCTGATGCCTGAACCTATCGTGCGACAGTTACTTGATGAAAAACAACTGGTTGAACTGCACATCGATCAAGCTGCCCCGGCTCTGAGTTTTAACTGTAGCTGGCGTTTAGACGACGATCGCATCCTTCCGCAGCTACTTGCCAACAGTAGCAGGGAGATCATGAGCGATAGCGTTTTAAGCACCTGA
- a CDS encoding RNA methyltransferase yields MKKASARIGLTNPKSPTNVGAVMRAAGCFEADAVYYTGERYERAAQFHTDTKSVSQRIPLTGVECLLDVMPQLDDDTQLVCIDLVEGAVSLAEFEHPENAFYIFGPEDGSLSQSVVDRADAAVYIPTVGCLNLAATVNVVLYDRQAKRGAAKSGDALIRSSRDRNNSVSFNAE; encoded by the coding sequence ATGAAAAAAGCCTCTGCCCGAATTGGCCTGACGAATCCTAAATCGCCAACCAATGTTGGTGCCGTTATGCGTGCCGCCGGATGTTTTGAAGCTGATGCTGTGTATTACACCGGTGAGCGCTATGAGCGCGCTGCCCAGTTTCACACTGATACTAAGTCAGTGAGTCAGCGAATCCCCCTGACAGGTGTCGAATGTTTGTTAGATGTTATGCCTCAGCTTGATGATGATACTCAACTGGTATGTATTGATCTGGTAGAAGGCGCTGTTTCCCTGGCTGAGTTTGAGCATCCTGAAAATGCTTTTTATATATTTGGTCCTGAAGATGGCAGCCTGAGTCAGTCTGTCGTAGATCGTGCAGATGCGGCGGTTTATATTCCTACTGTAGGTTGTCTGAATCTGGCAGCGACTGTTAATGTGGTGTTGTATGACCGGCAGGCAAAACGTGGTGCTGCCAAGTCTGGCGATGCGCTGATTCGCAGCAGCCGGGACCGAAATAACAGCGTGAGCTTTAACGCTGAATAA
- a CDS encoding GNAT family N-acetyltransferase translates to MTTLSVREAVKEDAGLILSFIRDLARYEKAEHCVLTDEQQIAASLFAEGANTAGLVCLADGQAVGFAVYFYNYSTWLGRKGLYLEDLYVAPEFRGIGAGKFLLQQLARQAVAEGCGRFEWSVLDWNQPAIDFYESIGAVAQSEWIGYRLEGERLTRFAEQG, encoded by the coding sequence ATGACAACGTTATCCGTAAGGGAAGCGGTGAAAGAAGATGCCGGGTTGATTTTGAGCTTTATCCGGGATCTGGCCCGTTATGAAAAAGCTGAACATTGTGTACTGACAGATGAACAACAGATTGCTGCCAGCTTGTTTGCAGAAGGTGCGAATACAGCGGGTTTAGTTTGTCTGGCAGATGGTCAGGCGGTTGGATTTGCGGTGTACTTTTATAATTACTCGACCTGGCTGGGGCGAAAAGGGCTGTATCTGGAAGATCTGTATGTGGCACCTGAGTTTCGCGGTATAGGTGCGGGTAAATTTCTCCTACAACAGCTTGCCCGACAGGCAGTCGCTGAAGGTTGCGGCAGGTTCGAATGGTCGGTTCTGGACTGGAATCAGCCAGCGATAGATTTCTATGAATCTATAGGCGCGGTTGCTCAGAGTGAGTGGATAGGATATCGGCTGGAAGGTGAAAGGCTGACGCGTTTTGCTGAACAGGGTTGA